In Daucus carota subsp. sativus chromosome 4, DH1 v3.0, whole genome shotgun sequence, one DNA window encodes the following:
- the LOC108217609 gene encoding xyloglucan endotransglucosylase protein 1, which yields MSTCMLALLLLSVLMTSQAPQAAADFYKDAEITWGDQRAKILNAGRDLTLSLDQASGSGFQSKNEYLFGRFDMQLKLVPGNSAGTVTTFYLSSQGAGHDEIDFEFLGNSSGSPYTIHTNVFAQGKGDKEQQFQLWFDPTSSFHTYSIVWNPQRIIFLVDNNPIRVFNNQESIGVPFPKSQHMRVYASLWNADDWATQGGRVKTDWTKAPFTAYYRNFNIKGCPKSSSGSSSCGSSTSSSTDEGWRTHQLDAAGRNRLRWVQSKHMVYNYCSDKQRFANAVPAECKRSRFL from the exons ATGTCAACCTGCATGCTAGCGCTTCTGTTACTTTCAGTTCTCATGACCAGCCAAGCTCCACAGGCAGCTGCTGATTTCTACAAAGACGCGGAGATCACTTGGGGTGATCAGCGCGCCAAGATACTCAATGCTGGTCGGGACCTCACTTTGTCTCTCGACCAAGCTTCTGGCTCAGGGTTTCAATCCAAGAATGAGTACTTGTTTGGAAGATTCGATATGCAACTCAAGCTTGTCCCTGGAAACTCTGCTGGCACTGTTACTACCTTCTAT TTATCTTCTCAAGGAGCCGGACATGACGAGATTGACTTCGAGTTTTTAGGGAACTCTTCAGGAAGTCCATATACAATCCACACGAATGTGTTTGCACAAGGCAAAGGTGACAAAGAACAGCAATTCCAGCTCTGGTTCGATCCCACTTCTTCCTTCCACACCTACTCCATTGTTTGGAATCCCCAAAGGATTAT TTTCTTGGTGGATAACAACCCGATCAGAGTATTCAACAATCAGGAATCAATAGGGGTGCCGTTTCCCAAGAGTCAGCATATGAGAGTCTATGCGAGCTTATGGAATGCTGATGACTGGGCAACACAAGGCGGTCGTGTTAAGACAGACTGGACTAAAGCTCCATTCACAGCCTACTACAGAAACTTCAATATAAAAGGGTGTCCCAAATCATCTTCCGGATCATCATCTTGTGGATCATCAACTTCTTCAAGCACCGACGAGGGATGGCGAACACACCAGTTGGATGCAGCTGGCCGAAATAGACTGCGTTGGGTACAATCAAAGCATATGGTGTACAACTACTGCTCTGACAAGCAGAGGTTTGCTAATGCTGTCCCTGCAGAATGCAAACGTTCAAGGTTCCTCTAG
- the LOC108217612 gene encoding heat stress transcription factor A-4c-like isoform X1 yields MFLVPMGNEEGGWFLAIKRELQQLKVNILVVVILLGIHLQRHQYLLDCFKVGFRKIDPDHGSFLRGQKHLLPRIHCRKPIHSHSAHQQGPLNDSERQELEDEIVKLKHDKHLLPLELQRHKEESQGFEIEVHSLSECLKNIENRQRNTITFLAQILQKHGTESGFKIQVRLVIFGGKNNFCGLVSALLIRQESYMYSVSVSLPSIL; encoded by the exons ATGTTTCTG GTTCCTATGGGAAACGAAGAAGGCGGGTGGTTCCTAGCAATAAAGAGAGAACTCCAACAGCTCAAGGTCAATATCTTAGTAGTG gTAATACTTCTGGGAATCCACCTTCAACGCCATCAGTACCTCCTAGATTGTTTCAAAGTG GGTTTTAGGAAGATTGATCCTGACCATGGGTCATTTTTAAGAGGTCAGAAACATCTTCTACCAAGAATTCACTGTCGCAAGCCAATTCATAGCCATTCTGCACATCAACAAGGTCCATTGAATGATTCAGAAAGACAGGAACTTGAAGATGAAATCGTGAAGCTCAAACATGATAAGCATTTGCTTCCATTAGAGTTACAAAGGCATAAGGAGGAGAGTCAAGGATTTGAAATTGAAGTGCATTCCCTATCGGAGTGTTTGAAAAACATAGAAAATCGGCAGAGAAATACTATTACATTCCTCGCCCAAATACTGCAGAAACACGGTACTGAATCAGGATTTAAGATTCAG GTTAGGTTAGTAATTTTTGGaggcaaaaataatttttgtggaTTAGTTTCGGCTCTCTTGATTCGGCAAGAAAGCTACATGTATAGTGTTTCCGTTTCTCTACCTTCGATTTTATGA
- the LOC108217614 gene encoding myrcene synthase, chloroplastic-like, producing MEARWYTDYFETSIVAEDINDSDLLRFAKLDYNMLQANYQDELKELSRWWKRIQWAEKFSFARGRLIECFYWSLGCNFGPEFKYARSVLAAVGAFLTTIDDIYDVYGTLEELELLTKLTKSWDAADLDQPGP from the exons ATGGAAGCAAGGTGGTACACTGACTACTTTGAGACATCAATAGTAGCAGAAGATATAAATGATTCTGATTTGCTTCGTTTTGCCAAATTGGACTATAACATGCTCCAGGCAAATTATCAAGATGAACTCAAAGAATTGTCAAG ATGGTGGAAGCGCATACAATGGGCAGAGAAATTTAGCTTTGCGAGGGGAAGGTTGATAGAGTGTTTCTACTGGAGCCTGGGTTGCAACTTTGGACCTGAGTTTAAATATGCAAGGAGTGTGCTAGCTGCTGTTGGTGCCTTCCTAACTACTATTGACGATATCTATGATGTATATGGTACTTTGGAGGAACTTGAATTGTtgacaaaattaacaaaaag TTGGGATGCGGCAGACTTGGATCAACCAGGGCCTTGA
- the LOC108217612 gene encoding heat stress transcription factor A-4c-like isoform X3: MFLVPMGNEEGGWFLAIKRELQQLKVNILVVVILLGIHLQRHQYLLDCFKVGFRKIDPDHGSFLRGQKHLLPRIHCRKPIHSHSAHQQGPLNDSERQELEDEIVKLKHDKHLLPLELQRHKEESQGFEIEVHSLSECLKNIENRQRNTITFLAQILQKHGTESGFKIQVRLVIFGGKNNFCGLVSALLIRV; encoded by the exons ATGTTTCTG GTTCCTATGGGAAACGAAGAAGGCGGGTGGTTCCTAGCAATAAAGAGAGAACTCCAACAGCTCAAGGTCAATATCTTAGTAGTG gTAATACTTCTGGGAATCCACCTTCAACGCCATCAGTACCTCCTAGATTGTTTCAAAGTG GGTTTTAGGAAGATTGATCCTGACCATGGGTCATTTTTAAGAGGTCAGAAACATCTTCTACCAAGAATTCACTGTCGCAAGCCAATTCATAGCCATTCTGCACATCAACAAGGTCCATTGAATGATTCAGAAAGACAGGAACTTGAAGATGAAATCGTGAAGCTCAAACATGATAAGCATTTGCTTCCATTAGAGTTACAAAGGCATAAGGAGGAGAGTCAAGGATTTGAAATTGAAGTGCATTCCCTATCGGAGTGTTTGAAAAACATAGAAAATCGGCAGAGAAATACTATTACATTCCTCGCCCAAATACTGCAGAAACACGGTACTGAATCAGGATTTAAGATTCAG GTTAGGTTAGTAATTTTTGGaggcaaaaataatttttgtggaTTAGTTTCGGCTCTCTTGATTCGG
- the LOC108217597 gene encoding uncharacterized protein LOC108217597 — protein sequence MSTRKYESGYKKLQKKRRVEAMIEKQKGSLDKFVKPTKRYTETTSEPHVDESNDNTILDSGKIMEEENILDDHKNLSDSEANVEEQNFDTDHTVLPRNLDDPSNWKNISSNLRDLLVERGPVQLCDLDFPKDKSSRHFSSIHYTQKMANGEKFERKWFTAWIESETRLSRNKTIDKHIQDRINKDREHWRNVLKRIIAVVKTLGMKNLAFRGTNEKIYQENNGNFLALIEMIAEFDPIMQEHVRRIKDDSLHTHYLGHAMQNELINLLACEIKTKIIKKVQDAKYFSVILDCTPDVSHKEQMSIVIRCLDISSSPIKIVEYFIEFLVVDDTTGKGLFDAIVDEIKNIGLDIDDLRGQGYDNGSNMKGKHQGVQKRLLDINPRSFYTPCGCHSLNLVICDMANSCTRATDFFGVVQRIYTIFSSSTKRWKVLQDHIPSFTLKFLSQTRWESRIESIKAIRFQAPQI from the exons ATGTCAACTAGAAAATATGAATCAGGTTATAAAAAATTGCAAAAGAAGAGAAGAGTTGAAGCAATgatagaaaaacaaaaaggaTCTCTAGATAAGTTTGTAAAACCTACAAAAAGATATACAGAAACTACTTCAGAACCTCATGTAGATGAATCAAATGATAATACTATCCTTGATAGTGGTAAAATTATGGAggaagaaaatattttagatgatCACAAAAATCTTTCCGACTCTGAGGCTAATGTGGAAGAACAAAATTTTGATACAGATCATACTGTACTCCCTAGAAATTTGGATGACCCTAGTAACTGGAAAAATATTAGTTCTAATTTAAGAGATTTGTTAGTGGAGAGAGGTCCTGTACAACTCTGTGATTTAGATTTTCCCAAGGATAAATCTTCCCGACATTTTTCCTCTATACATTATACTCAAAAAATGGCAAATGGTGAGAAGTTTGAAAGAAAATGGTTTACTGCTTGGATTGAATCAGAAACGAGACTTTCAAGAAATAAAACAATTGACAAGCATATTCAAGATCGAATAAACAAAGATAGAGAACATTGGAGAAATgtgttaaaaagaattattgCTGTAGTGAAAACTCTTGGTATGAAAAATTTAGCTTTTCGTGGGACAAATGAAAAAATTTATCAAGAGAATAATGGGAATTTTTTAGCTTTGATTGAGATGATTGCAGAATTTGATCCTATTATGCAAGAACATGTTAGACGTATTAAGGATGATAGCCTTCACACTCACTATCTTGGTCATGCAATGCAAAATGAACTGATTAATTTACTGGCATgtgaaatcaaaacaaaaattattaaaaaggtCCAGGATGctaaatatttttctgttataTTAGATTGTACTCCTGATGTAAGTCACAAAGAACAAATGTCTATTGTAATTAGATGTTTAGATATTTCATCAAGTCCTATAAAAATTGTTGAATATTTTATAGAATTTTTAGTGGTAGATGATACAACTGGTAAGGGACTTTTTGATGCTATAGTGGATGAGATTAAAAATATCGGACTTGACATAGATGATCTTAGAGGACAAGGATATGATAATGGTTCTAATATGAAAGGAAAACATCAGGGGGTACAAAAAAGGCTTTTAGATATTAATCCTAGATCATTTTATACTCCTTGTGGTTGTCATAGTCTAAATTTGGTGATTTGTGATATGGCTAATTCTTGTACTAGAGCTACTGATTTTTTTGGAGTCGTGCAGcgtatatatacaatattttcTTCATCCACTAAAAGATGGAAAGTTTTACAAGATCATATTCCCAGTTTTACTCTCAAGTTTTTGTCACAAACACGTTGGGAAAGTCGTATTGAAAGTATCAAAGCTATAAGATTTCAAGCACCACAG ATTTAA
- the LOC108217612 gene encoding heat stress transcription factor A-4c-like isoform X2: MFLVPMGNEEGGWFLAIKRELQQLKVNILVVVILLGIHLQRHQYLLDCFKVGFRKIDPDHGSFLRGQKHLLPRIHCRKPIHSHSAHQQGPLNDSERQELEDEIVKLKHDKHLLPLELQRHKEESQGFEIEVHSLSECLKNIENRQRNTITFLAQILQKHGTESGFKIQVRLVIFGGKNNFCGLVSALLIRLPCYTLL; this comes from the exons ATGTTTCTG GTTCCTATGGGAAACGAAGAAGGCGGGTGGTTCCTAGCAATAAAGAGAGAACTCCAACAGCTCAAGGTCAATATCTTAGTAGTG gTAATACTTCTGGGAATCCACCTTCAACGCCATCAGTACCTCCTAGATTGTTTCAAAGTG GGTTTTAGGAAGATTGATCCTGACCATGGGTCATTTTTAAGAGGTCAGAAACATCTTCTACCAAGAATTCACTGTCGCAAGCCAATTCATAGCCATTCTGCACATCAACAAGGTCCATTGAATGATTCAGAAAGACAGGAACTTGAAGATGAAATCGTGAAGCTCAAACATGATAAGCATTTGCTTCCATTAGAGTTACAAAGGCATAAGGAGGAGAGTCAAGGATTTGAAATTGAAGTGCATTCCCTATCGGAGTGTTTGAAAAACATAGAAAATCGGCAGAGAAATACTATTACATTCCTCGCCCAAATACTGCAGAAACACGGTACTGAATCAGGATTTAAGATTCAG GTTAGGTTAGTAATTTTTGGaggcaaaaataatttttgtggaTTAGTTTCGGCTCTCTTGATTCG
- the LOC108217616 gene encoding xyloglucan endotransglucosylase protein 1, with amino-acid sequence MSICMLALLILSVLVSTQAPQATADFYKDAEITWGDQRAKILNAGRDLTLSLDQASGSGFQSKNEYLFGRFDMQLKLVPGNSAGTVTTFYLSSQGAGHDEIDFEFLGNSSGSPYTIHTNVFAQGKGNKEQQFQLWFDPTSSFHTYSIVWNPQRIIFLVDNNPIRVFNNQESIGVPFPKSQHMRVYASLWNADDWATQGGRVKTDWTKAPFTAYYRNFNIKGCPKSSSGSSSCGSSTSSNTNEGWRTHQLDAAGRNRLRWVQSKHMVYNYCSDKQRFANAVPAECKRSRFL; translated from the exons ATGTCAATCTGCATGTTAGCGCTTCTAATACTTTCAGTTCTCGTGAGCACCCAAGCTCCACAGGCAACTGCTGATTTCTACAAAGACGCGGAAATCACTTGGGGTGATCAGCGCGCCAAGATACTCAATGCTGGTCGAGACCTTACTTTGTCTCTCGACCAAGCTTCTGGCTCAGGTTTTCAGTCTAAGAATGAGTACTTGTTTGGAAGATTCGATATGCAACTCAAGCTTGTCCCTGGAAACTCTGCTGGCACTGTCACTACCTTTTAT CTATCTTCTCAAGGAGCTGGACATGATGAGATTGATTTTGAGTTTCTGGGAAACTCATCAGGGAGTCCATACACAATTCACACGAATGTATTTGCACAAGGCAAAGGGAACAAAGAACAGCAATTCCAGCTCTGGTTCGATCCCACTTCTTCCTTCCACACCTACTCCATTGTCTGGAATCCCCAAAGAATCAT TTTCTTGGTGGATAACAACCCGATCAGAGTATTCAACAATCAGGAATCAATAGGAGTGCCATTCCCAAAGAGTCAGCACATGAGAGTCTATGCCAGCTTATGGAATGCTGATGACTGGGCAACTCAAGGTGGACGTGTCAAGACCGACTGGACTAAAGCTCCATTCACAGCTTACTACAGGAACTTCAACATAAAAGGGTGTCCCAAGTCATCTTCCGGATCATCATCTTGTGGATCATCCACCTCTTCAAACACCAACGAGGGATGGCGAACACACCAGTTGGATGCAGCTGGCCGAAACAGACTCCGATGGGTGCAGTCAAAGCATATGGTGTACAACTACTGCTCTGACAAACAGAGGTTTGCTAATGCTGTCCCTGCTGAATGCAAGCGCTCAAGGTTCCTCTAG
- the LOC108217596 gene encoding uncharacterized protein LOC108217596 produces the protein MSTRKYESGYKKLQKKRRVEAMIEKQKGSLDKFVKPTKRYTETTSEPHVDESNDNTILDSGKIMEEENILDDHKNLSDSEANVEEQNFDTDHTVLPRNLDDPSNWKNISSNLRDLLVERGPVQLCDLDFPKDKSSRHFSSIHYTQKMANGEKFERKWFTAWIESETRLSRNKTIDKHIQDRINKDREHWRNVLKRIIAVVKTLGMKNLAFRGTNEKIYQENNENFLALIEMIAEFDPIMQEHVRRIKDDSLHTHYLGHAMQNELINLLACEIKTKIIKKVQDAKYFSVILDCTPDVSHKEQMSIVIRCLDISSSPIKIVEYFIEFLVVDDTTGKGLFDAIVDEIKNIGLDIDDLRGQGYDNGSNMKGKHQGVQKRLLDINPRSFYSPCGCHSLNLVICDMANSCTRATDFFGVVQRIYTIFSSSTKRWKVLQDHIPSFTLKFLSQTRWESRIESIKAIRFQAPQI, from the exons ATGTCAACTAGAAAATATGAATCAGGTTATAAAAAATTGCAAAAGAAGAGAAGAGTTGAAGCAATgatagaaaaacaaaaaggaTCTCTAGATAAGTTTGTAAAACCTACAAAAAGATATACAGAAACTACTTCAGAACCTCATGTAGATGAATCAAATGATAATACTATCCTTGATAGTGGTAAAATTATGGAggaagaaaatattttagatgatCACAAAAATCTTTCCGACTCTGAGGCTAATGTGGAAGAACAAAATTTTGATACAGATCATACTGTACTCCCTAGAAATTTGGATGACCCTAGTAACTGGAAAAATATTAGTTCTAATTTAAGAGATTTGTTAGTGGAGAGAGGTCCTGTACAACTCTGTGATTTAGATTTTCCCAAGGATAAATCTTCCCGACATTTTTCCTCTATACATTATACTCAAAAAATGGCAAATGGTGAGAAGTTTGAAAGAAAATGGTTTACTGCTTGGATTGAATCAGAAACGAGACTTTCAAGAAATAAAACAATTGACAAGCATATTCAAGATCGAATAAACAAAGATAGAGAACATTGGAGAAATgtgttaaaaagaattattgCTGTAGTGAAAACTCTTGGTATGAAAAATTTAGCTTTTCGTGGGACAAATGAAAAAATTTATCAAGAGAATAATGAGAATTTTTTAGCTTTGATTGAGATGATTGCAGAATTTGATCCTATTATGCAAGAACATGTTAGACGTATTAAGGATGATAGCCTTCACACTCACTATCTTGGTCATGCAATGCAAAATGAACTGATTAATTTACTGGCATgtgaaatcaaaacaaaaattattaaaaaggtCCAGGATGctaaatatttttctgttataTTAGATTGTACTCCTGATGTAAGTCACAAAGAACAAATGTCTATTGTAATTAGATGTTTAGATATTTCATCAAGTCCTATAAAAATTGTTGAATATTTTATAGAATTTTTAGTGGTAGATGATACAACTGGTAAGGGACTTTTTGATGCTATAGTGGATGAGATTAAAAATATCGGACTTGACATAGATGATCTTAGAGGACAAGGATATGATAATGGTTCTAATATGAAAGGAAAACATCAGGGGGTACAAAAAAGGCTTTTAGATATTAATCCTAGATCATTTTATAGTCCTTGTGGTTGTCATAGTCTAAATTTGGTGATTTGTGATATGGCTAATTCTTGTACTAGAGCTACTGATTTTTTTGGAGTCGTGCAGcgtatatatacaatattttcTTCATCCACTAAAAGATGGAAAGTTTTACAAGATCATATTCCCAGTTTTACTCTCAAGTTTTTGTCACAAACACGTTGGGAAAGTCGTATTGAAAGTATCAAAGCTATAAGATTTCAAGCACCACAG ATTTAA
- the LOC108217599 gene encoding terpene synthase 10 — MHTTSSHCTRNDTALVNNDTACVDDKSIVRRSGNFPPPIWDDDFVQSLTSDFKGEICNKYAGDLKERVRMLLNKEDTDNLKKLELVDSVQRLGVGHHFKNEIIRILEAVNKNDKWDGKDNLQATSLKFRLLRQHYFKVPQEVFNGYLNKSGKFKISLAGDMKGMLYLYEASYHSKTNEKILDEAQHFTTKHMRDYVNNNNSKDEKLSKLVSHALEHPLHWTESRMEARWYIDYFETSMLADDIKDSDLLRFAKLDYNMLQATYQDELKEMSRSWKRIQWEEKFNFSRGTLVQGFYWSLGIKIGSEFKYARNVLSALNVFITTIDDIYDVYGTLEELELLTKLTKSWDAADLDQLPDFMKICFTEFYSEINKLDDVAQREHGVSILPYIQKMWTGLFEAYLVEAKWYNSGYKPSLSEYLDNAWVSISGPVILTYTYFLTADSVKEEDLQCLMTYPNILRHSATILRLADDMGTSSHEMERGDNPKAIQCYMNDKGVSEDKAREHIKYLVTETWKKLNEECAESPLPKSFRENCLHLARIACCVYLYGDGHGLPSSRDKERLLFLFVHPIPL, encoded by the exons ATGCATACTACTAGTAGCCACTGCACTAGGAATGATACTGCTTTAGTGAATAATGATACTGCATGTGTCGATGATAAATCAATTGTTCGTAGATCGGGCAATTTTCCTCCTCCAATCTGGGATGATGATTTCGTTCAATCTCTTACCAGCGATTTCAAG GGAGAAATATGCAATAAATATGCAGGGGACTTGAAGGAACGTGTGAGGATGCTGCTCAACAAAGAAGATACAGACAACCTTAAGAAGCTTGAGTTAGTTGATTCAGTTCAGAGGCTTGGAGTGGGTCATCacttcaagaatgaaattatcaGAATTCTGGAAGCCGTGAACAAGAATGACAAGTGGGACGGCAAAGATAATCTGCAGGCCACATCTCTCAAATTCCGACTCTTAAGACAACATTATTTTAAAGTTCCTCAAG AGGTTTTCAATGGATATTTGAACAAATCAGGGAAGTTCAAGATCAGTCTCGCCGGTGACATGAAGGGTATGCTATACTTGTACGAGGCCTCATACCATTCAAAAACGAATGAGAAGATATTGGACGAGGCACAACATTTCACAACCAAACATATGAGAGATTATGTAAACAATAACAACAGTAAAGACGAGAAACTTAGTAAACTTGTGAGCCATGCTTTGGAACATCCACTGCATTGGACGGAGTCAAGAATGGAAGCAAGGTGGTACATTGACTACTTTGAGACATCAATGCTAGCAGACGATATAAAAGATTCTGATTTGCTTCgttttgcaaaattggactataacaTGCTCCAGGCTACTTATCAAGATGAACTCAAAGAGATGTCAAG ATCGTGGAAGCGCATACAATGGGAAGAAAAATTTAACTTTTCCAGGGGAACGTTGGTACAGGGTTTCTATTGGAGCCTGGGTATCAAAATTGGTTCTGAGTTTAAATATGCAAGGAACGTGCTCAGTGCTCTTAATGTCTTCATAACAACTATTGACGATATCTATGATGTCTATGGTACTTTAGAGGAACTTGAACTGTtgacaaaattaacaaaaag TTGGGATGCGGCAGATCTGGACCAACTCCCAGATTTTATGAAGATCTGTTTTACAGAATTCTATAGTGAGATCAATAAATTAGATGATGTAGCTCAACGTGAACATGGTGTCTCCATCCTTCCTTACATCCAAAAAATG TGGACTGGTCTTTTTGAAGCTTATTTGGTGGAGGCCAAGTGGTACAACAGCGGATATAAACCAAGTCTCAGTGAATACCTCGACAATGCATGGGTCTCAATATCAGGCCCCGTAATCTTAACCTATACGTACTTCTTGACAGCAGATTCGGTGAAGGAAGAAGACTTGCAGTGCTTAATGACTTATCCAAACATCCTTCGTCATTCAGCAACTATTTTGAGACTTGCAGATGATATGGGAACTTCATCT CATGAAATGGAGAGGGGGGACAATCCAAAAGCGATCCAATGCTACATGAATGACAAGGGTGTTTCGGAAGACAAAGCCAGAGAACACATTAAGTACTTGGTAACCGAGACATGGAAGAAGTTAAATGAAGAGTGTGCAGAATCTCCTTTGCCCAAGTCATTTAGAGAAAATTGCTTACATCTGGCAAGGATAGCTTGTTGTGTTTATTTATATGGAGATGGACATGGTCTCCCCAGTTCCCGTGACAAAGAGCGTCTGTTGTTTCTGTTTGTTCACCCCATTCCTCTTTGA
- the LOC108217607 gene encoding xyloglucan endotransglucosylase protein 1, with protein sequence MSTCMLALLLLSVLIMITTQAPQAAADFYKDAEITWGDQRAKILNAGRDLTLSLDQASGSGFQSKNEYLFGRFDMQLKLVPGNSAGTVTTFYLSSQGAGHDEIDFEFLGNSSGSPYTIHTNVFAQGKGNKEQQFQLWFDPTSSFHTYSIVWNPQRIIFLVDNNPIRVFNNQESIGVPFPKSQHMRVYASLWNADDWATQGGRVKTDWTKAPFTAYYRNFNIKGCPKSSTGSTSCGSSTASSNNEGWRTHELDAAGRNRLRWVQSKHMVYNYCSDKQRFANAVPAECKRSRFL encoded by the exons ATGTCGACCTGCATGTTAGCGCTTCTGTTACTTTCAGTTCTCATCATGATCACCACCCAGGCTCCACAGGCAGCTGCTGATTTCTATAAAGACGCGGAAATCACTTGGGGTGATCAGCGCGCCAAGATACTCAATGCTGGTCGAGACCTCACTTTGTCTCTCGACCAAGCTTCTGGATCAGGGTTTCAGTCCAAGAATGAGTACTTGTTTGGAAGATTCGATATGCAACTCAAGCTTGTCCCTGGAAACTCTGCTGGCACTGTGACCACCTTTTAT CTATCTTCTCAAGGAGCTGGACATGACGAGATTGACTTTGAGTTCCTTGGAAACTCATCAGGCAGTCCATATACAATCCACACAAATGTATTTGCACAAGGCAAAGGTAACAAAGAACAACAATTCCAGCTCTGGTTCGATCCCACTTCTTCCTTCCATACCTACTCCATTGTTTGGAATCCCCAAAGGATTAT TTTCTTGGTAGATAACAACCCGATCAGAGTATTCAACAATCAGGAATCAATAGGGGTGCCATTTCCAAAGAGTCAGCACATGAGAGTCTACGCCAGCTTATGGAATGCTGATGACTGGGCAACGCAAGGCGGGCGTGTCAAGACTGACTGGACTAAAGCTCCCTTCACAGCCTACTACAGGAACTTCAACATAAAAGGGTGTCCCAAGTCATCGACGGGATCAACGTCTTGTGGATCATCCACCGCTTCTTCAAACAACGAGGGATGGCGAACACATGAACTGGATGCAGCTGGCCGAAACAGACTCAGATGGGTGCAATCAAAGCATATGGTGTACAACTACTGCTCTGACAAACAGAGGTTTGCTAATGCTGTTCCTGCAGAATGCAAGCGCTCAAGATTTCTCTAG